The following DNA comes from Desulfovibrio intestinalis.
AAACCCAAATAGATAATAAACAGCAGGGCGCCTGCAACCAGGCTGGCAATACCCACTGAAAGTGCTTTCTGGCTATTTGTTTCATAGCCCTTGTTTTTCAGGGCAGTCACAATAATCAGGCCGTAAACCAGCGCAGCCATAACATCAAGGGTCTGATACCCGGAAAGGATGCTGTGCCACGCCACGTTATCATCGCGCACTATGTCACTGATCGGGCCGATAGGCATGTAAAGGGCAGCAGCCACTATCAGTAAAAAACCACCGACCTTGATAGGGGAGAGGTAGCGGGCAATGACATCTACCATATTGGATTCTTTTAACGCCAGTACGGTAGATATTCCAAAAAAAGCCAGTGAGTAGATAATTTTTACCGCACTGATTCCTTTGGAAGAATATCCCAAGGGTGAAAAAGAAATGGCAAAGGCTGTTGCCCCAGTGCGAGGAATAGCAAGCAACGGGCCAATGCAAAGAATGATGGCGCACATCATAAGCATCGCTGCGGTGTTTCCAAGGCGATGCATGATGCCTTCCTTCCTGTCAATACAGGAAGAAGCCAACATGGCATAAATGGCCAACAGGGCCAAACCTACATCAGCTATGTAGTAGCAGAGGAACCCCAAAAACCATTCTGGACCTGCCGTCAACCCGATATACGGGGGAAAAACCACATTTCCCGCGCCGAAAAGCATTGAAAACAAAGCTGCACCAACAATTATGGAATCGCGGACAAGAGAGGTCTTCATTGCTTATACTCACAGGCTGTTGTCTATGTGGTGCGCACGCTGGCAAGCGCAATCATGGGCGCAGGCCACGCGTGGTCAGGGGGCGGTCTTCGGGGCAACGCAATTAACGGGGAAATGCCGAATCAGAGATAGCAGAAGTCGTTTCAGCATGCCAGTGTTCATTTGATAAAACATGCGTCCGAAATATTTTCGACTAGTGCCGTAAAAAAGCGCCCGCAGCCTGCCATATAAGGCTCTGCGGGCGCTGTGCGCTTTTTCTGTACTTGGAGTGATGTGGTTAGGCGTTAGGCGCAGGCCAAAAGGTTGAAGCTTTGCGCCCTTCGTGGTCAAAAGCCCAGCCCACGAACCAGCCTACCAGAGAGCATGCCAACCCCACAAAAAAGGGCGGAACAAGCGCCGCCTGCATTCCGAAAACAGGGGTAGGCGAAATTGCCTTGTTGGCCAACAGGTACCACAGCAGGCACGAAGTAAAACCAAGACCACAGCTCAACCACGCGGCCAAAGAACTGCGTTTGCCAAA
Coding sequences within:
- the brnQ gene encoding branched-chain amino acid transport system II carrier protein, with the translated sequence MKTSLVRDSIIVGAALFSMLFGAGNVVFPPYIGLTAGPEWFLGFLCYYIADVGLALLAIYAMLASSCIDRKEGIMHRLGNTAAMLMMCAIILCIGPLLAIPRTGATAFAISFSPLGYSSKGISAVKIIYSLAFFGISTVLALKESNMVDVIARYLSPIKVGGFLLIVAAALYMPIGPISDIVRDDNVAWHSILSGYQTLDVMAALVYGLIIVTALKNKGYETNSQKALSVGIASLVAGALLFIIYLGLCYLGATGSTYYPVDMEKGALVTNLVGRLFGSASTVLLAIIVTVSCMATSVALIGTTGTFISQFSKGRLSYKAVAIGTGLFSMIVSNFGLDNIIAFAAPILTFLYPGTLVVIILSLFDKHITNDNIFRFATAGALLASALSVLDEWGISLNITSHLPFNSAGLGWIVPACIFGVIGYFVRSSRQPSV